The following nucleotide sequence is from Penaeus monodon isolate SGIC_2016 chromosome 29, NSTDA_Pmon_1, whole genome shotgun sequence.
atttcccgaACTCCAATCCAAGCTCCTTTAGAACTCGGTTAGGGTTACGGTTAGTTTCACCTGATTATTTGGCTGTAGCAGTAGCTCGGTATACATAATTCATTNNNNNNNNNNNNNNNNNNNNNNNNNNNNNNNNNNNNNNNNNNNNNNNNNNNNNNNNNNNNNNNNNNNNNNNNNNNNNNNNNNNNNNNNNNNNNNNNNNNNNNNNNNNNNNNNNNNNNNNNNNNNNNNNNNNNNNNNNNNNNNNNNNNNNNNNNNNNNNNNNNNNNNNNNNNNNNNNNNNNNNNNNNNNNNNNNNNNNNNNNNNNNNNNNNNNNNNNNNNNNNNNNNNNNNNNNNNNNNNNNNNNNNNNNNNNNNNNNNNNNNNNNNNNNNNNNNNNNNNNNNNNNNNNNNNNNNNNNNNNNNNNNNNNNNNNNNNNNNNNNNNNNNNNNNNNNNNNNNNNNNNNNNNNNNNNNNNNNNNNNNNNNNNNNNNNNNNNNNNNNNNNNNNNNNNNNNNNNNNNNNNNNNNNNNNNNNNNNNNNNNNNNNNNNNNNNNNNNNNNNNNNNNNNNNNNNNNNNNNNNNNNNNNNNNNNNNNNNNNNNNNNNNNNNNNNNNNNNNNNNNNNNNNNNNNNNNNNNNNNNNNNNNNNNNNNNNNNNNNNNNNNNNNNNNNNNNNNNNNNNNNNNNNNNNNNNNNNNNNNNNNNNNNNNNNNNNNNNNNNNNNNNNNNNNNNNNNNNNNNNNNNNNNNNNNNNNNNNNNNNNNNNNNNNNNNNNNNNNNNNNNNNNNNNNNNNNNAATTCGGGATTTATCTCATTTTTCATAAATCCgaaaaaagacagaggagggTGATATactttcacatacatatatcatactccAGCATGCTTTCATTATCTACATATTAGCTTCTAATTGTTTGCAGTTACGAATGTTTTGATATCATTTCCTTGATTAAGATCTCCAAGAAAGTTACGGTAAATACTATTCCTAGTANNNNNNNNNNNNNNNNNNNNNNNNNNNNNNNNNNNNNNNNNNNNNNNNNNNNNNNNNNNNNNNNNNNNNNNNNNNNNNNNNNNNNNNNNNNNNNNNNNNNNNNNNNNNNNNNNNNNNNNNNNNNNNNNNNNNNNNNNNNNNNNNNNNNNNNNNNNNNNNNNNNNNNNNNNNNNNNNNNNNNNNNNNNNNNNNNNNNNNNNNNNNNNNNNNNNNNNNNNNNNNNNNNNNNNNNNNNNNNNNNNNNNNNNNNNNNNNNNNNNNNNNNNNNNNNNNNNNNNNNNNNNNNNNNNNNNNNNNNNNNNNNNNNNNNNNNNNNNNNNNNNNNNNNNNNNNNNNNNNNNNNNNNNNNNNNNNNNNNNNNNNNNNNNNNNNNNNNNNNNNNNNNNNNNNNNNNNNNNNNNNNNNNNNNNNNNNNNNNNNNNNNNNNNNNNNNNNNNNNNNNNNNNNNNNNNNNNNNNNNNNNNNNNNNNNNNNNNNNNNNNNNNNNNNNNNNNNNNNNNNNNNNNNNNNNNNNNNNNNNNNNNNNNNNNNNNNNNNNNNNNNNNNNNNNNNNNNNNNNNNNNNNNNNNNNNNNNNNNNNNNNNNNNNNNNNNNNNNNNNNNNNNNNNNNNNNNNNNNNNNNNNNNNNNNNNNNNNNNNNNNNNNNNNNNNNNNNNNNNNNNNGGTGGTGCCATCGCTAGTATTGAAATCTTAACAGCTTTTCTCTCACTGCTACGAAAAAAGAAGCTAAATCTCGGATTTCCCCacccaaatttatttaaaaaaaaagttgctatGACCTTGACTTTCGTTCTGAGTGTATATAAGCTGAGGCTCAACTCGAGGCTGATGCATTGCCTGTTCTGCTTGCATCCGGTACCCTCGTTTGCGAAGATATTTTCGCCATGAAGTTGGTGAGTTACAAATAgaggtttgtgtagtgtgtgcaaTGCTAGGTACACTTTATCTTTATTGTATTGCTTTAATTAGattttacatgtaatatatttttcaaatgtgataaaaaaaatcacgagatATATCTAAACCCATGCCGCTAGGGAAATGTAGTTCTATcgtattttgtgaaatgtctacACTTNNNNNNNNNNNNNNNNNNNNNNNNNNNNNNNNNNNNNNNNNNNNNNNNNNNNNNNNNNNNNNNNNNNNNNNNNNNNNNNNNNNNNNNNNNNNNNNNNNNNNNNNNNNNNNNNNNNNNNNNNNNNNNNNNNNNNNNNNNNNNNNNNNNNNNNNNNNNNNNNNNNNNNNNNNNNNNNNNNNNNNNNNNNNNNNNNNNNNNNNNNNNNNNNNNNNNNNNNNNNNNNNNNNNNNNNNNNNNNNNNNNNNNNNNNNNNNNNNNNNNNNNNNNNNNNNNNNNNNNNNNNNNNNNNNNNNNNNNNGAGACAGGTTTAATCCACAACTTTTACATGGTCTGTTccttaaaaaatgataacatgttCACTAGTTACTGAATTACTCAGTTTATGAATTTAGAAACATTAGTAACAGTTANNNNNNNNNNNNNNNNNNNNNNNNNNNNNNNNNNNNNNNNNNNNNNNNNNNNNNNNNNNNNNNNNNNNNNNNNNNNNNNNNNNNNNNNNNNNNNNNNNNNNNNNNNNNNNNNNNNNNNNNNNNNNNNNNNNNNNNNNNNNNNNNNNNNNNNNNNNNNNNNNNNNNNNNNNNNNNNNNNNNNNNNNNNNNNNNNNNNNNNNNNNNNNNNNNNNNNNNNNNNNNNNNNNNNNNNNNNNNNNNNNNNNNNNNNNNNNNNNNNNNNNNNNNNNNNNNNNNNNNNNNNNNNNNNNNNNNNNNNNNNNNNNNNNNNNNNNNNNNNNNNNNNNNNNTAAATCGCATAATTATTTCACGACTACAGCTGTCGATGATTGTGGCCCTTGCTGTGGTCGCTTCCTGCCTGGTGGGCTGGGCCAGCGCCATGCCTGAGCCTTACGCCTTAGCTGACGCCGACGCTGAAGCTGTCCCCGACGCTGTTCCTAAAGCTGACGCTGAGGCCGATCCTCACTTTGGATTTAGAGGCTTCGGAAGAGGTTATGGGGGTTACGGAGGCTTCGGAAGAGGTTATGGGGGTTACGGAGGCTTCGGAAGAGGCTTTGGGAGTTTCGGTCACGGCTTCTGGTAAAAACCTCCAGCTCATGACACTCGGACAGTGACGATTGCTTTGTAACACTAGTCTTTTCAAGCCGAATTTCCGTTTTCACAGGAGTCCTGAATAAAATTTCGCCTAATGAAGAAATGATaagattttaaatatttcctgaaaatgttattaccatcaactttattgaatatatgtgtatcGATATCTACAGCTGGCAGTCAGTCCTTCCCTGTCTATTTATCATTCCGTTCATCTACGTNNNNNNNNNNNNNNNNNNNNNNNNNNNNNNNNNNTTTTCTGGTCAACCGTAGCTAGGCGAAAACTATAAAGCTTTTCAACNNNNNNNNNNNNNNNNNNNNNNNNNNNNNNNNNNNNNNNNNNNNNNNNNNNNNNNNNNNNNNNNNNNNNNNNNNNNNNNNNNNNNNNNNNNNNNNNNNNNNNNNNNNGGGCGAATAgagtaaggaaggaagaaaaggaacgatgtgtgtgtattcatataaagtCACAGATACACATTTTAAATATACCTTTCTTAAGTCCTTGTGTAATGAAATGAAGGCGTAAGTGTCTAAGACAAGAAATTTTCTACTTAACGATGGCGCTAACacttgcttcaacaacctatgtGTATATCCGGGGAGTCCTATGCATTCCACAAACAAAGGGGCACTGCCTCACTCTctccattaaaatataaatagatcaaAAATAAGATTCATTAAAGATAAAATACCATGAAGATAACGTTATCCCTCAAACAGTAGCAaaagagaaagttatttttttggAATGCTTATAAGTGGAAATACGAAGACTAtcctaatacatatattatttacacgaacttttatttcatttaccagTAAAAGTCTATCACGATAAATATACCGTAGCATAAAATCAAGATGGAAATTTGATAAAACGAAGGGCGCTGCCTCTTCCTTCGAGTGTGTGCGAGGAGTGTAGCTATATTCATTGCAGGTACGTATACAATAGctgaaaattacatatatatttttccgtaCTCAAATCCAAGCTCCTTTAAAACTCGGTTAGGGTTAGGGTCAGTTTCACCTGAGTATATGGCTGTAGCAGTAGCTCAGTATACATGACACATTAAATGATTTCATAAGGCCTNNNNNNNNNNNNNNNNNNNNNNNNNNNNNNNNNNNNNNNNNNNNNNNNNNNNNNNNNNNNNNNNNNNNNNNNNNNNNNNNNNNNNNNNNNNNNNNNNNNNNNNNNNNNNNNNNNNNNNNNNNNNNNNNNNNNNNNNNNNNNNNNNNNNNNNNNNNNNNNNNNNNNNNNNNNNNNNNNNNNNNNNNNNNNNNNNNNNNNNNNNNNNNNNNNNNNNNNNNNNNNNNNNNNNNNNNNNNNNNNNNNNNNNNNNNNNNGGTCAATGCAGACGCAAAGACTCTTGAATCCAATCTCATCTAGACCGGAGGACGAGCCTCGAGGTCAAGCAAATTATATCTCTTGCGCAAAACTAGAAAATTCTTACATGTTTAAACTAAGATATATAGACAAAGTGAAGACAAGAGATGGTGAGTGCTTTCGAAAAGAAAAGATTCTGCTTAATGGGGGGTTAGTTGTTGAGATTAGTgcgttagataaaaaaaaaaaaaaatgtttgtaagtAACCTTTCAGCATTGTTATTCAGAAAACAATGTTTTTCAGTTTGTGAAATTCTGTTAAAATTTCACTTGATTTACATTTTTGTATNNNNNNNNNNNNNNNNNNNNNNNNNNNNNNNNNNNNNNNNNNNNNNNNNNACtctctcccaaacacacacacacacaagcatttacTTCTGAAGGACTTATGCCGAACAACAGGTAAACAAAACAATCAGACGAAGAGCTAACGCCTCCGCCTGAGACTCAGGACAGGGAAGATACTGGCCAAACCCAAGAGAGACGACCCACAGTCACATCCTCCAGAGACATCCTTCCACACGCGGAGATGGCTGGGCAACATAGAACCACATAATCAAGATCCTCGCCGTTTAATGGAGGGAGACCNNNNNNNNNNNNNNNNNNNNNNNNNNNNNNNNNNNNNNNNNNNNNNNNNNNNNNNNNNNNNNNNNNNNNNNNNNNNNNNNNNNNNNNNNNNNNNNNNNNNNNNNNNNNNNNNNNNNNNNNNNNNNNNNNNNNNNNNNNNNNNNNNNNNNNNNNNNNNNNNNNNNNNNNNNNNNNNNNNNNNNNNNNNNNNNNNNNNNNNNNNNNNNNNNNNNNNNNNNNNNNNNNNNNNNNNNNNNNNNNNNNNNNNNNNNNNNNNNNNNNNNNNNNNNNNNNNNNNNNNNNNNNNNNNNNNNNNNNNNNNNNNNNNNNNNNNNNNNNNNNNNNNNNNNNNNNNNNNNNNNNNNNNNNNNNNNNNNNNNNNNNNNNNNNNNNNNNNNNNNNNNNNNNNNNNNNNNNNNNNNNNNNNNNNNNNNNNNNNNNNNNNNNNNNNNNNNNNNNNNNNNNNNNNNNNNNNNNNNNNNNNNNNNNNNNNNNNNNNNNNNNNNNNNNNNNNNNNNNNNNNNNNNNNNNNNNNNNNNNNNNNNNNNNNNNNNNNNNNNNNNNNNNNNNNaaatatatacacacatgtatatgaatacacatatNNNNNNNNNNNNNNNNNNNNNNNNNNNNNNNNNNNNNNNNNNNNNNNNNNNNNNNNNNNNNNNNNNNNNNNNNNNNNNNNNNNNNNNNNNNNNNNNNNNNNNNNNNNNNNNNNNNNNNNNNNNNNNNNNNNNNNNNNNNNNNNNNNNNNNNNNNNNNNNNNNNNNNNNNNNNNNNNNNNNNNNNNNNNNNNNNNNNNNNNNNNNNNNNNNNNNNNNNNNNNNNNNNNNNNNNNNNNNNNNNNNNNNNNNNNNNNNNNNNNNNNNNNNNNNNNNNNNNNNNNNNNNNNNNNNNNNNNNNNNNNNNNNNNNNNNNNNNNNNNNNNNNNNNNNNNNNNNNNNNNNNNNNNNNNNNNNNNNNNNNNNNNNNNNNNNNNNNNNNNNNNNNNNNNNNNNNNNNNNNNNNNNNNNNNNNNNNNNNNNNNNNNNNNNNNNGGTGGGCCAATtttacatcaccatcattattgacatCAGTATTTCACTCACTGTTACTAAAGATNNNNNNNNNNNNNNNNNNNNNNNNNNNNNNNNNNNagtcttgagaaaaaaaaaaaacaagcaaaattcTCTACAGATGCTTTCTATGTGGAAAACACTATTCATTTCccgtattttcttttctgtaaaaGTACGGATTGTCCTAAAAGAGTAATTTGATGGTCATAGTCAATGTTAAGGTCAGCTATAGTCATAAACAGTCAAGAGCCAATTATAGTATCGACTTGAGATCAGTTTCGGCTTTAAAGTCAGATTCAGCGTCAGGAACAGAACCACGAGGATATAggtagaaaaagaataaagaaaactgtTGCAGGAAGTAATAGGACGACACACGAATCTACAGTTGCATAATagtaaatgaaattatgatactgcaggatcgatttttttttctttttgatacacGGAGAATATGAAAGGCAATAATGTATTTGATCAATAATCATATATCTGTGGCTAGAATCTATGGGTTACAAAATATGTACGCAACTGTAACCGAAATGTATTTACCGTGATTATCTGCATCAAACCAGAAGAGATTTCAGGAATCTCTGTGGTGATACGTATAGAAACGAAGAGATAAATATCTTGAATGggtgaatatataatgtaaatagagTGAATAATGAGTATATGGAAAATAAGGTGGATACATCAATAAATGCAACAGgtagataaatgcatacatgcacaaacaaaaaTGCACACTGTCAGACAGGAATAtagaacgaataaaaaataacaagtggATTTATAGACTTAAAATAAAGGACACACATAAGCTCTCCCCacctcaaaaaagggaaaagttaaccacacacaaaaaaacaacaacaactgaagTCCTAAACCCCAGACTTCCCCACCCATATTTCTTAAACAGAATGCTTGCTATGACCTTGACTTTCGTCCTGAGGTGTATATAAGCTGAGGTCCAACCCGAGGCTGATCCCATTGCCTGTTCTGCTTGCATCTGGTACCCACATTTGCGTAGTTTCGC
It contains:
- the LOC119591680 gene encoding claw keratin-like; its protein translation is MKLLSMIVALAVVASCLVGWASAMPEPYALADADAEAVPDAVPKADAEADPHFGFRGFGRGYGGYGGFGRGYGGYGGFGRGFGSFGHGFW